Genomic window (Ammospiza caudacuta isolate bAmmCau1 chromosome 10, bAmmCau1.pri, whole genome shotgun sequence):
AAAAAACTCTGGGTTCCTTTGCTTCTGACTGCCAAGGCACATGTGGAGTAGGAACTTACCAGGGCTCTGGATCAAAGTGTGCCTGTggctctctcccttcttctatGGCAGAGGAATATCCCACATCCAAGGATCACAGAACAGGTCTTCCAGTGTGGGTCTGTCCAAGGAGTTCACGGATAAACACCACCTGATCAGGTCTTTGCactctggggagaaaaagcagaaactgaaggTCAGCCAGAGAAGGCTCCTGTCTGCTTTGCCCCactattcccattcccaggccatgctggatgtgctcagagctgggcctaAACTTTCCCATCAATTCCCTGttttggaggagagcaggacatgtgccacctcctcagcagctgccagagcggGATGCCCACGACCccgctgctggctcccagcactggcattCCCCCCGTGCCCAGACAAGAGGATCCACCTTGAGAGAGCCGTTGTGGCAGCGGGAGCTGGCCCCAGCTGAGGTTCTGGCCCCTCCTGAAAGGGTGCTCCCCGCAGACCATCTGGTgcagcaggatgcccagggaccaGACCGTTGCTGCCTCGCCATGGTACCAGCCAAAGTCGTTCCATTCCGGGGGGCTGTACGACAGTGTTCCTATGGAATACAGATGGAGTTCAtcagggggatgctgctgctcccagagcctggccccagcatccctgcacctGCGGGGGCTGCATCAGGGGCACCCAGGGTGACCACTGCCCTCTCGCCAGCACCTGGGACTTGTGCACAAAgttagggttggaaaagaagcctctggtgctggaagagggcagccctggctaggCTCAACCATgacatgcaaaggaaaaacccactccatgctggggaaaaaacctgcccatatcctccctgcctgcattgcCCCAAAAATATTATGAAGCCAAGGGAAACAGGGCGAGTGGAGCAGTCCAAGCCCTTCCTCTCATCTGCACACCAAAGTGGCTGGGGCACAGGTTCcgccctccctctctgctaccCCCACCCACGGGGGGTTTGgtcgggctggctgccccagccaagccccagtcctgggcagagtggctggcaaaggctgccagcagggctggaagatggctgcccacccagccctgctctaaaGCAACTCAGCTGAAGATTCAGTGCCCTGACTGGCAGCAAAAGGGAGAATCCccgctgccacagccagcttgggctgggagatgttggGGCATGAGATGTCAGCAgcgggagcacagccctgtgtagGCTCACCTGCAAAGTGAGTGTAGACTGTGTCCTGCAGGTAGGTGCCACAGCCAAAGTCAATCAGTTTGGCCTGCCCGGTGTCCAGGTCAACCAGGATGTTCTCTGGCttgatgtccctgtgcaggaccccgcagctggtgcagtgccgcacggcctccagcacctggcggaACAGCTCCCGCGCCTCCTCCTCGGGCAGGAACCGCCGTGCCCGAATGAAACGCTGCAGGTCCTGACACTGCTCTGGCCGCTCCAGCACCATCACGATGCAGTTGGGGAGCTCgagccactccagcagctggaccACACCGGGGAAGCCAGTAGACACCTTGGTCAGCAGCACAACCTCCAGGGGTGCGCTGGTGCCGTCGGGCTGCGGAAGGAGCACGACGCCGTCAGTGGGGCCGATGCCGTGCCGGGCCTGGGgaagccctcagccagcccgggATGCTCTGCGCCCTGCGCTGGCCCCACGCCCGCTCTCCCTCGGGGCGTCCTGGCGGCTCCCACCGTGCCGGGCCCCGGCTCATCCCCGGCCGGCAGTCCCGGCTGCTGGCCCcgctcactcaccagctcgCCCCAGTGCCGGACGCGGTTCCGTGGCACCCTTTTGATGGCCACCTGcaagccaagggcagcagcggGGTGAGCTCGCTGCCCGCACTGCGAGCCCCATCCTCCGCTCtccgccctcctcctcctgcatcccctcctcctgcgcccgccgccggccccgccgctcaccGGGGCGCCGTCCGAGAGCCTCGTGGCCGCGAAGACTCTGCCGAAGCCGCCGCGTCCCAGCAGCGATCCCAGCCGGtaccgctcctgcagggcctcctgcgccgtccctgcgggcgggacgcggctgtCAGAGctcggcccggggccagcaacggcccccgagcgcccctcacccgccccgggccggccatgCCCGGGCGTTCGCTCCCGGGAACGCGGCACgggaggctcggggccggcggccgcgctgccgagcggcggagctcgggccggggaagccgcagtggaggcggcgggagcggccgcgccgcgtgtgcgctccgcgggccccgggagaagccggggccggggccggcgccggggctgtggccggggccggggccgaggtCGGGTCgggggccgggctcgggccaggcggagccgaagggcggcgatgccgccccagccccaggcactgatgcccgcccagcagcgccaccgccaGTACACCCAGAGCCGGGTGGAGGCGAgaccgcggcgggacggccggggccgggcacggggcagccccgcccggggccgggggcgggccgggggcatggccctgccctgcaggggggagggaggaggggagaggagagggacgccgGACAAGGGACCccgagagaagggtgcccgacagcgggaaagggagagaaagagaaagaagaagagaaagaaaaagagaaatagaaagagTGCTTAAAACtatctgtttgctgctgctgctgtcgccgctgctgctgccgccgctgccgccgctgcaactgaagcaccggggccgttcgtccccgtgtccgttccccgctcgccccacgagccccacgttcgagccccgcgcgccccgg
Coding sequences:
- the LOC131562135 gene encoding serine/threonine-protein kinase pim-1-like → MERGRAMPPARPRPRAGLPRARPRPSRRGLASTRLWVYWRWRCWAGISAWGWGGIAALRLRLARARPPTRPRPRPRPQPRRRPRPRLLPGPAERTRGAAAPAASTAASPARAPPLGSAAAGPEPPVPRSRERTPGHGRPGAGEGRSGAVAGPGPSSDSRVPPAGTAQEALQERYRLGSLLGRGGFGRVFAATRLSDGAPVAIKRVPRNRVRHWGELPDGTSAPLEVVLLTKVSTGFPGVVQLLEWLELPNCIVMVLERPEQCQDLQRFIRARRFLPEEEARELFRQVLEAVRHCTSCGVLHRDIKPENILVDLDTGQAKLIDFGCGTYLQDTVYTHFAGTLSYSPPEWNDFGWYHGEAATVWSLGILLHQMVCGEHPFRRGQNLSWGQLPLPQRLSQECKDLIRWCLSVNSLDRPTLEDLFCDPWMWDIPLP